The following is a genomic window from Streptomyces sp. NBC_00654.
GCGACCTCGGTCCGCTCGGCAGCCTGCTGTTCGACTACCGCTTCCGGATGGGGAGCCTCGCCAACTGCGCCTTCTGCCACCCCGAGTTGCTGGCCACCGGCGAGAAGGTCGAACACATCTTCACCGAGCACCTCGCCGAGGTCCTCACCCTGTCCTCCGTCGGTCCCACCTTCTCCGCCCTCACCCGCACGCCCGAACGGTGCGAGCAGGCGTTCGCCGACGCGGGACTGCGGACCGTGCGCTGCCGACCGTGGAACAGCGGCTACACCCTCCACGGCCAGGAGGAACAGTGACCCACACTGAACCGGCGCCCACCGGCACCTACTGGAACGACCGCGACACGGTCGCCGCTTTCGCCGAGCTGCCCACGCCGCCCTACCTCGCGGATCTGCTCACCGCCCCGGTGCCCGACACCGCCCTCGCGCTCGACGCGGGCTGCGGTGCTGGCCGGAACGTGCCCGCCCTGGCCGCCGCGGGCTACCGGGTCCTCGCGATCGACCTGCACCCCGGCATACTGCACCAGGCCCGCCGCCACGCCGGACCCCGGACAGCCTTCGTCGAAGCCGACGTCACCCGCCTCCCTCTGGACGACCGGAGGGCGTCCCTCGTCGTGTGCCACGGAGTCCTGCACAACCTCCACCACCGTGACGCCCTCGCCACGGCGCTGCGCGAGCTGCACCGGGTCCTTCTCCCCGGCGGAACGCTGTCGCTGAACCTCTTCACCGCCCATCACCTCGACCCGTGCCTCACTCCCCTCGGCGACGACCGGTACGCGCTGCCGAACGGCCAGCACATGACGCTCCTTTCCCCCGAGGACCTGCTCTGCTTCATCCATGCCGCAGAACTCGTCCCAAGCGGGGAAGCCGTGCAGTACCTCAGCCCGGGAGACCCGGGGCAACGCTCGGTATGGCGCGCAATCCTCACCCGGCCGTAGCCCATCCGAAGGGACTCACTCGTGCTTCTCGTCGCGGCCACCACCGACTCGCCGACCGACCGCGGCGTCGCCTTCGCCCATCTCAGCGTCCCCGTGTCCGGCCCCGCTCTCGTACTTGATAGGCCGACCCTGCGCCGTCAGCGGTGGCACGGGCCCAACGACGGCCGGCCGAAGGAGACCGTCCCCGGGGTGGTCCGCGTCCCCTTATGGGCCTGCCATGTCGACAAATCCACCGGTGAGGCCGTCTCCTTCGTCACCGTGGAATGGCGTCCAGACGCCGTCGTCCTGGCAGCCTTCCACCGCACCACCGTGGCCGCCGACACGTCCGCAGATCTCACGGCGTGGGCCTGCCTCATCGCCGATGAGCGTGCTGCGGTGAACTTCCCACTGCCCCGCCCCGGCCATCGCTCCGGACACGGCCCGGAGGCCGAGGAGAAGATCACCCTCACCGTCCCGTCCAATCCCGTCGCGGTCGCCCGTCTGCTGCGCGATCACCTGCCCGCTACCGGCGTGCCGGTCAGCGGCCCCACCATCCACCGGCGCATCCTGCGCTCGGACATCTATCTGCCGCCCGGCACCGGACGGCGCGAATACGCCGCCCTCACACCCCGTTCCGACGGAACCTGGTGGGCCAAGGCCAAAGTCCTCAAGGACGGCCGACTCCACAAGACCATCCGCCCCGCCTCCACCCGTGACGAGGCCCTGGCCCAGGTCGCAGAAGTCCTCGGCCACCCACGCCTCATTCATGCCGGCTTGCTCCAGCGCGCCACCTGGGACCTGCCCTCGCCCGCCGACACGGACGGCCACTGGTCCACCGTCACCGTCGACACCACCACCCTCGCTCCGCACCCCGGAACCCTGCAGCAGGTCGAAATCGAGTACGCGGCCTGCTTCACCGCCGCCCCCGTCACCGCGACCGCCTCCCAGGTACGGCAGTCCGTAGCCCAGACCGCCGACACCATCGCCGCCGTCCTGACCGCACACCACATCCCGCACGCCCGCAACGGCCAGAGCAAGATCGAACACTTCCTCGCAGCCGGAGATGCCGATGCCCGCCGCTGATCAGGTCATACCCATGCTCGATGCCTTCCTCGACGGCAACACCAATGCGGCCTCCCTCGACGCATGGTGCACCGAGAAGATCACCGTCCGGCTCAGCGGTCTCACGATCTCGGTGCTCGCATCTACCAGCACCGCAACGACCTACGTACAGCGCCTGTTCACGCCGCCCAGCAACCTGTGGAACGTCGTACGCCCCGACACCGCAGCCACCGGCGTCACCGCGACGATGCGCTGTCTCGCCCTGCCCCGTGCTCACGTCGCGGCCCTTGCCGAGGGTGTCCGTTCACGGGGCACCGGAGCACCACGCCCTGCACTGATGCACGTCGGTGCCCCGGCAGCGTGGCACCAGATGCCCGGCGGCCCGGTACTCCTGACCGATCCCGATGCCGGGATCGCGCCGCAACTCATCGTCCGCCACCCCGGCAGCTTCACCGTCATCACCTGCGACGACACCGACGCCACGATGAACGCCGCCCGGCATCTGCGGGAGATCGGCTACCGGCGGGCCGAGGACGACGGCTGGGTGTGCCTGCACGCCTCGGCCGCCACCATGGACGGCCGGGGCATCCTGGTCGTCGGCGACTCCGGCGCCGGCAAGTCCACGCTCGCGCTCGCGCTGGCCGCGACCGCGAAGGGCGCCTTCCTTTCCAACGACCGCACCATGATCGCCGCTTTCCCAGGTGCGGCTCCGCAGGCTGTCGCCATGCCCGGCCCGATCCGGCTCAACGGCGGCACCCTGCAAGCACTCGGATACGCGAGCGCCGAACAGTGGGACCTCACGCGCCCCCAGTCCACGATGAACTCCGACTGGCAAAACTTCCGCGGCTCCAACAAACTGCACATCCTCCCCTCCGAATGGCATGAGCGCACCGGCACCCCATTGGCCACGACCTCAACCGTGGATCTCGTCGTCTTCCCACAGGTCATCCAGGGCTCCCAGGAGCTACATCTGCAGACGATGCGCCCAGAGTCGGCCCGGGAGCTGCTGGGCGCTCAGTGCATGTCGCCAGGCGACAACATCTACGTCAGCGACTGGCTCGGCATCCGGACGAGCAGCCCCGACGACCTCGCGCGCAACGGAGCCCGTGTCGTCGGTGCCCTCGCCGACCGACCGGCCGTCAGCCTGCGCTTCGGCACCCGTACCCCGTACGCCGCCGTCACCGAGACCGTACGCGCGGCCTTCAGCACCCCCGCTTCAAGCCGATGAGCACCACAGTGATTCCCCCGAGTAACCGGCTTCTCCGCCTGCCAGGCGCCGTGGCCAAGGTCTACCGCGAACCCTGGCGCGCCCACACCGAGAAGGCAGCTCTTCAGAGGCTTTCCGAGGCCGGCATACGAGCCCCGTCCGTACTCGCTGGCGGTTCCGTCCGGGGCCGCCGGCTGCTGATCGTGCGACGTCTGCACGGCACGGCGCCGGGCAGTGGCGAGGAGGCCCTGCGGCGGGTCATCCCCTACCTGCATCACGTCCACCACATCACCGGCCCCGGCTTCGGACGTCTCTTCGACCCGGTGGCCGCAAGCTGGGGAAACTACCTGCGCGAGCGGCTCGTCTCCTATCAGGCCGCGCTCGCCCGCCACGGATTCCACGAAGCCGCCGCTACAGCCGCGGCACTGGCGAGTGCGCCCCCGCCCGAGCCGGACGCGCCTCGCCTCCTGCACAACGATCCGGAACCCGGGAACTTCCTGTTCGGACCAGCCGGCACCGCGGGCCTCGACTGGGAGCTGGCGATCTACGGGCACCCGAGCCTCGACTACGCACGGGCCGCTCATGCCTTCGCCGTCCATCCGGCCCAGCTGAGCCGACTCCTTACCAACCACGGCATCCCGCACTCAGAGGAGACCTTGACCGCCTACCGCTCCGTTCACCTCCTCGGACGGCTCATGTCAGCGGTCACCGCCACCCCGCCCGACCCCGTGGCTGCCCAGCGCCACGCACGAGACCTGATCACGAAGACCACCTGACATCGCGACAGCGAGGCCCCCATGCAGGCACGTCACCCCCACATCGGCCCCCTGGCCGACCAGCACTCGTCCACCTCACCACACGAACGCGACCCGCTCGGCGCCGCTTCGCCACCCGACTCCAGTTGCCCGGCACCCGGCGCCTGCGACCACGGGAATCCTCCGGCCCCGGACCGCTACGACGCGGTGCTCTTCGACTGGGACGGAACGCTCGTCAACAGCCATCCCCTCAACTTCCGCGGACTCTCCCGCGCCTGTGCCAACTGGGGTCTCACCATGGACGAGTCGTTCTACACGTCCAGGATCGGGACCTCCGGTGCAGAGCTGATCAGCGAACTGGCCGCCGCCGCAGGAACCCACGTGCCGATCGACGAGGTTGTCGCCCAGTGTCTCGACCTGATCCTCGACGAGATCGCCGGACTGCAGACGTACCAGCCGGTGGTACAACTTGCCGAGACCTTGCACGGCAGCCTGCCCCTGGCCATCGCCTCGGGCGGTGCACGCCGAGCCGTCCACGCCGGCCTCGACGCCACCGGCCTGCGCCCTCTGTTCACTGACGTCATCACCGGTGAAGACGCCCCTCGGGGCAAACCGGACCCCGGGCTCTTCCTCCTCACCGCGGCCCGACTCGCCGTCGCACCCGCCCGCTGCCTGGTCTACGAAGACTCGATCGAAGGCGTACAAGCGGCCAAGGCCGCTGGCATGGACTTCGTGGACGTCCGTTGTTTCCGTGCGTGAGCATCACGGGCTTCCCAGCCAGCTCCCGCCACAGCACCACTCGTTGGAGGAAAGGAACAGCACGATGCCGCCTGGGCTCGAGCTATTCGGAGAGTTCCGATACCCGACTGCACCATTAGGCTCGCACTACATGCGGTATCTGCGGGCGCGGAAGCGCGACCAGGAGGCGACTGCTGAGCAGATCCACGCCGGAGTGGTCGGCGACGGCAGCCCTGTCGTGAAGCACTCGCGTCCTGTGTGCAGCAAGGACGGCTGTGACCAGCCGCACCACGCTCGCGGACACTGCAAAACCCACTATGGCGGGGCAGCCCGGTGGGAAGAAGGGGTGCGGGGCGGGTGAAACCCCACCCAGATAGGTGATCAACGCCTTGACTGATCAAGGCGTTGACCGCTATGGTGGTGGTATCGCAGCAACGGGAGGAACCCGCTCATGCAGCTCCTGTACACGATCGAAGCCGCCGCCTCCGGCGAGCAGCCCGAATGGTTCACCGTCATCACCGGCGACGCCCCGGAGGAGCATGAGGGCACCACCGGCGACTACGGCCGGACCGTGCTCCGCAACTGGATCAGCGACGAGGACCTCACCGACGAGTACGGAAACCCCAAGCTCCGCGTCATCGTCGCCTTCGCCGACACGCCTGACCAACCGGTCACCACAGTCGACTGCACCGAACTGGACGCCCCGGCCGCCGAACTCGACGGCGTGGACGCCGCACGCGACCGCATGCGATGGCTGGCCGCCCAGACCAGCGCTGCCGAAGACCAGCTCGCCGAAGCCCTGCGCAGCGCCCGGTCCCGGGGGCACGGCGCCAACGAGCTCGCCCGCCGCGCCGCCCCGGCCGTGTCACGCCCCATCGCCCTGCGCATGATGAGGGACTGACCCCGCCCGTGTGGATCGTCGGCCGCCGGCTTCTTGCGGTGTCCGAGCCCACGGGTCCCATCGTGGAGCAGGTCCTCGCCCAGCTCGCTCAGCACGTCGTGGTCGACTCGGAGGGCGTCCTCGCCGTTTCGGCGTTCGCGCCGCACAACTTCTAGAAAGGGACGTCAGAAAATGCCTGCTATTCGGCTTCGGGAGCACCAGGTGGATGCGAATGCGCGTATCCGGAAGTGGGTGGGGTTCCCTGCACGGGTGACGGTGCCGGAGGGTGGTGCCCGTGCCACGGTCGTGTCGGCGACCGGGTCGGGTAAGACGATCACCGCCGCGTGGGCCGCGCTCGACAACTTCCGGGACGGGCGGATCCTCGTCATGGTCCCCACCCTGGACCTGCTCGTGCAGACCGCTCTGGTGTGGCGCAGGGTCGGGCACCGCTCCCCGATGGTGGCGGTGTGTTCGCTGGAGAAGGGCGACGTCCTGGAGGCGCTCGGGGTGACCACGACC
Proteins encoded in this region:
- a CDS encoding HAD family phosphatase produces the protein MQARHPHIGPLADQHSSTSPHERDPLGAASPPDSSCPAPGACDHGNPPAPDRYDAVLFDWDGTLVNSHPLNFRGLSRACANWGLTMDESFYTSRIGTSGAELISELAAAAGTHVPIDEVVAQCLDLILDEIAGLQTYQPVVQLAETLHGSLPLAIASGGARRAVHAGLDATGLRPLFTDVITGEDAPRGKPDPGLFLLTAARLAVAPARCLVYEDSIEGVQAAKAAGMDFVDVRCFRA
- a CDS encoding bifunctional 2-polyprenyl-6-hydroxyphenol methylase/3-demethylubiquinol 3-O-methyltransferase UbiG codes for the protein MTHTEPAPTGTYWNDRDTVAAFAELPTPPYLADLLTAPVPDTALALDAGCGAGRNVPALAAAGYRVLAIDLHPGILHQARRHAGPRTAFVEADVTRLPLDDRRASLVVCHGVLHNLHHRDALATALRELHRVLLPGGTLSLNLFTAHHLDPCLTPLGDDRYALPNGQHMTLLSPEDLLCFIHAAELVPSGEAVQYLSPGDPGQRSVWRAILTRP
- a CDS encoding phosphotransferase; amino-acid sequence: MSTTVIPPSNRLLRLPGAVAKVYREPWRAHTEKAALQRLSEAGIRAPSVLAGGSVRGRRLLIVRRLHGTAPGSGEEALRRVIPYLHHVHHITGPGFGRLFDPVAASWGNYLRERLVSYQAALARHGFHEAAATAAALASAPPPEPDAPRLLHNDPEPGNFLFGPAGTAGLDWELAIYGHPSLDYARAAHAFAVHPAQLSRLLTNHGIPHSEETLTAYRSVHLLGRLMSAVTATPPDPVAAQRHARDLITKTT